In the genome of Hippoglossus hippoglossus isolate fHipHip1 chromosome 9, fHipHip1.pri, whole genome shotgun sequence, the window GGATCTGAATAGACATGGGAGCGCAGACTGGGGACCAACAGAGCAGCAAAATGGGGCAGAGTCAGCTgccttttctttcactcttcTGCTCTGCAAAGCAGTGTACACTTTAGCATGTTGGTCTACATGACCTGCGACACAAAGCTTGTGCATACCGTTTTAGAGCcaattaaataattcatatatatacacagatgTATATACACCGGCCTGTCCCTTTTGATTTAATGTAGTAAAATGTCATTCTTAACGACTTGTTCCTCTCGCAGTACTGTAGTTTACATCTGTGATGAATCACACTGTGTCAAAacagtgctgtttgtgtgatagaaaaaaacaacattcctGGTGACTCTGCATTATTGCACTGTTCATGACATTGTGATAAAAATAGCTACTATCTTTGATAAActgcagaaaaaataaaagggcCATTGTCCTTCAGGTCCGTGTGACACAGAGACATTTCCTTAAATATTAGCCGAGGTGATTTTTTTGCCAACTACATAAAtctgatgaggaggaaaatCTGTTTTTGGACTAATTATCAGAATCTACTACATTTAAGTTGCCATGAAgatacaattattttaaatgttctaatTTTGTTTATCAATAATTTCAAAAAATGATCTCCATCTACCggtaatattaatatttagaaagaaaaaaaaatgttgtgctGCAGAATGTAGGCCACTCCACACTAGGTCAGGAGCCATTACGACTATCCTGATCCAAACTAAATAGAGCTACGCTATTTGATTACAGTGTGAATGAATGCAATGGATTCGATCCAAGGCCCGCCAAAGGAACAAGTGTGTGTTCTGTTCCTGCACAGACAGCTGAACAAAAGCATGCCACTGAGACTGAGGCCGAAGAAGCAACTGTctaggaagaggaggaggtgggggtggtaGTGGTCGAGTAACTCATAAATACCCCTTCCCTGCTCTCCTTCCTTATGCGTGCTTTAACTGTGGGGAGGCACTTCCTTGCCATAACAACAGCTTCCTGTGGGGGCGTCTCccataaagaaatacaaaaaaaaaaagtaaacctTACAAGGGTGACTGTGTGTGCAAGGACAAGCAGGCTCCAGTCTTCCTGAGACGGAGCAGACAACGTCAACCCTTGAATTGATATGGCTCATATGGCTCAGGACGGGTCGTCCAATTACCAGACGTTCGGTGCTTCAGTCCCCGACTCCTCCGGTCTGCATTCagggcaaaatactgaaccccaaatggccAAAttggcagtgtgtgaatggtgtgtgacaGCAAAAGTGTAGCATATagtgaatgaatgtgtgaatgggtaaattgtactgtaaagtgagTTTAGTGGTCGATATGTCTAGAAAAGCCCAATATAAATTTTACAGtccatttaattttattttgcaaaatatACCTCACTATTAATACAGACAGCCTGTAACATTATAATATGATAATTAactatttcaatatttcaatcCTACTGTGAAAGAACACTGAcgatatattcattttttttggcCATTTTTTGCAACATCAGCATCAACATGGAAGAGAATGACCATCCACAGGACTTAGGATTTGTATAAATGAAGACTTTAAAAGCATAAACACTGTCACATCAGCTCTACTCCAGTAGACCACATCCACCAATTCTGTAACTGCACTACAGACTCACTCAGGTTTAAATTCATTGTTCAACTGTCATTTCTATCAGTGCAATTCAACGGCTAATGTGCAAccacatattctgctcatacaTACTCTGTTAACACTGTATACATAACTGCTATCTATTTTCCCTTGTGTGTATATTGCATGTTTATCATAATCTAACTTTAAACTTGTGTAAGGGTGTGATTGTGTAAAACCTGTCCTGGAAATAAGTTCCCTTCCCATCTTCTGGTTCAATGCCACTTAGGGTCAGTTCACTGCTGAGTTCCCCTCAAAGTATTTCTCTAAAAGCAGAGATCAGGCCAAGTAGGAAGATCTTCCTGAAGTCACAGCTCCTGAACACTGATTTAAAGCGTGGGCTGGGAAATATTGCTCTTTTCCAGGaaagctggagaacatctgtggTTACCTCTGGTTTGTAAAAAAGAGATGATGGACTGAGTGTGTGAGGATGATttagtcacacacacgcacacacacacaggtgggaGCTCTGCAGTAGTGAAGAGTTTGaaccacacacaggaaacactggaAAGCTGCACCATCAGTCCACTGTTGACTCTCCTCAGGGTGGGGGGGCACATTTACATTGTTCTTGGCTACACCCACCCTAGCGCcgcagctaacgttagccccCAACGGTTTCTCATTCAGACACACGGTTACACACGTTATCAACCAAACCTGTAGTTGAAGACAACTAGTCCACTGTGCCGAGTGAACAGCTGTCAGTGCTTCCATGTTAGAGACCAAACAGCAACTTTAAACCAAGCAGATAACCcagctagctagttagctttAAGGTCAGCAGGGAATTCCAGtcatttcacttcctgtttggacacgcgctttcaaagtaaaagcactacACAGAACGTGCATTTATATTGAAACTGATCTGCTACaccgaaaaaaaaaatctaacaattTAACAAACtaaagatacaaaaaaacagtgacaaaccataatatattgtttttgaattagatttttaatCTAAAAGCTGGATGGAAAAGACACTGACAGCTTCTCAGGCCAAGCAGTCAATCTCAATTAAGACacacaaaattattttttcaaatcaatAACATATGTTCTTTCTTACATAAGCAGTGTATTCGTCACATTCACTGcatgacaaataataatacaaataatgataaaGCTTTTCCCCAGACTATCAAGATACTTTACAAGCTCTATGACAGTTGAACCTGTCTTTACATGAGAAATACAAACTACGTTCAGTAAAAACGGTGGTGAAAACAGTTACATTAATCCACGTTTAATGTTGGAGGACACTCTAAACACATCTTCGAGTCTTATTTTGGAATAATTCATAGTACAGGTCCAGATGAATGTAGCTAGCTTGACAGCTGAACTCAAATCTGGTTTGATGTTAAACCAAAGACTAACGTGCTGTTTTCAATCAAtgaaaccaacagaaccagtcTGTGTGGTGAACTGGACCTTATtgtatgtctctgtgtttgttttcgcTCAGTTAATGTAGCTCAGCTGTTAGTGAGCAGCACCAAAGCGTGAGGAGGCTAATGCTAGCGTTAGGCTAACCCTGTTAGCATAGCCACCGGCATAGAGACAGCGGTGTGTCAGTGGGTTGAAAAACTCTTCTTACCTGACCTTCTGCTAGTTTTTCATCCGAGAGAGGTCAGTGAAAGTCCCCGTAACTTCCATCGGCGGGTCGCTAACACTTCACCGAGCCCCCAACTCAACACGGCGGCGGGCAGCATCGGTCTCCAATGTCAGCTTCTTTCTGCTGGCAGCAGCCGGATGATCCTCAGCCCCCTCCTCTGGTTGCATCACCTCAGCTGCATCAGGCTCCGGGACAGTAAAGGAGGGATAGTCTGCAGGGACAGTATGACAGTCTGCAGAAGGGACAGTGTGCAGGGGCAGAGCAGGAGGGACAGGAAAGGAGGGATAGTCTGCAGGGGGGGCAGTAAAGGAGGGATAGTCTGCAGGGGGGACAGTAAAGGAGGGATAGTCTGCAGGGGGGACAGTGTGCAGGGGCAGTTTACAGAAGGGACCTTGCAAGAGGGACAGTAAAGGAGGGATAGTCTGCAGGGGGGGCAGTAAAGGAGGGATAGTCTGCAGAGACAGTCTGCAGAAGGGACAGTGTGCAGGGGCAGTTTACAGAAGGGACCTTGCAAGAGGGACAGTAAAGGAGGAATAGTCTGCAGAGACAGTCTGCAGAAGGGACAGTGTGCAGGGGCAGTTTACAGAAGGGACCTTGCAAGAGGGACAGTAAAGGAGGAATAGTCTGCAGGGACAGTTTGCAGAAGGGACAGTGTGCAGGGGCAGTCTACAGAAGGGACCTTGCAAGAGGAACCGTAAAGGAGGGACAGTCTGCATGATGGACATTCTGCAGGAGGGATAGTTCAGGGGGGTCACTGCAGGAGTGGCAGTCTGCTCTGCTGTCTCCACtgtgtttaaaatacacacTGGATCATGTCATGTTGTCTGCAGATGACTCATGGAACTGAGCCAGAACACTACGGAGcttcacacacaccttcacccATAGAGATGGAAATGGACAAATGTTGTTACTAAAAGTTAGTGCTAATTAATCTCAAGCATTGATTATCAGACTATTGAGGTCGGTGGGGATCTGGCTTACTCTGGAGAAAACATTCAGCATTAATTAAAAGTGTACTaaaatatttcttgttttaCAGGCCCCACCCAGTCTTTGCCAGTCACCCTTTGTGTCATTTTAGTCgatatatttatacatacacATTGAACTGGTGGCACCTAGCAGCAGGGGGCATAGCACCAGAATTGGCAAAGCAGGCAATTGCGTTGGCCCCTTAGCTGAGAGGGCCCCCCCGAAAACACTTAATTATGTCATTCTATCCTCAGCAATGAGAATTTTGTGAGAACGGCCTTAAATACTTAAAAGTTTGGTTATGTACAGGAGACAGCATTGCGACACGgtcataacccccccccccgccccgttCCACTAGCTTGCTGCCAAAAGCTCTATAATCGAAGAGGTTTGTTTGAAGACCAGAACGTCTGAATGCGTGTATGATGCACCTCAGATGGTGGTGTGGATTAAACTTAAACGACTTACCTATCATTTATGAGCGTGCACAGTGTGTACTTTGTGATTTTGATAGTGAAAGAATCATTTGAAAGGTGAGAATGATGCGGCTTTGTGTCATGTGTTTCTTTGAGGGGGTACAGGGCtgttacattttaattgatGTAGGGCCCCCCAGGACCCTTTTGCCTGAGGCCCCCAAAGTCCAAATGGAGCGCTCCTACCTGGCAGCAGGGTGCCACAGCAGAAACAACTAACTCATAATACTAAAGTCAGTTTAGTAGAGGGGATTTATAAAAGAGGACATTGCTGAGCCTGATGAGACAAATTAAAATAGAGTTAGGTCAAGGATGAATGTTTATTAAATACTGAGAAAGAACACAATGCAGACATGATGTTatcaagtttttatttacataaatcATACACACATGACACCCTGGTCATTGCTCATCCTATGGATCACTAAGACTTATTGCTTATTTTACATGAATCACAAGCACTGAAGGTTATAGTTTGTGCTATCAAGAGTATAACTTGTGATCATACAGCACATTTCCACAGAGGATTGAAAACAATACAACTGTATGTATGTGGATGATAAACCGGTTAAAAACTCAGGAGGATTTGGATATGAGTGAACCACTGTGCTTCACGGCTCCTACTACAGGGAACGATTGGTAGTTCAGTCTCCAGGTGCTCTCCCCTCTACAGTAGCGTGTCCCATAAAGGTAGTGGATAACAAACAATGAACACAGAAAGCgacacacatacagtaactgGAGCTGAATAAATCAAACTAGATTGAGGCTAAAAAATATTGTGCACACAAAGCAGATGAAATAtggacaaaaaagacaaatgcaaaGTGAAAATTATACACAGCACAATATACATTCCATGGGTGTAAGCATTAAACCTCGCCTTTTCCTGGAATTATTAGCCTTTCACTTCTCTGTACCACCTCCAAGAAACCACTCATAACtaacattaaaaagaaataacaggCTCGGACGCCTGCAAACAGAATACGGACACTATACAAATATCTATAGCATAGGGGAAAAAAACGTTCAAATGGTTTGGTCAACATGCCTGCATGTTGCTGTGGAATAACTAGTTTTCAGTCTCATACTATTAAAATCTGTACAAAATTAAAAGAGTGTAAACATCGGGGCAACTGAAATGTTCTATTTGTCCTCAGCAGGGAAACATTGGCACAGGTGAGCTTTTAACCAAGTGAAACAtttctgggaaaaaaataaacatgtatagACATGACAAATATGTGTTCATTCATCCATCACACATCCACAGAAATATATCTGAAAGAAtccaacaacagcagaaatccCCCTCTGTGAACATGGAGCTAACTGAGCCATAACAGAACGCTGGGGAAGTATAAAGTAAAGCATCTAATGCTTTTtggaatttaaattaaattaaaaaagaatgatatatttatatattgtccATACATCATTTAGGGATGTTTTTTACTGAGGCAGCAGGTAAGTTTGTGAGTGAACATCTCCAGAAGACATGGCTTTAGTGGGAGTGGCTGTTTCCAGTCTAAAATGTGTCGCtggctccccctggtggctaaaTGAAGCATCTTCTCAGTGAAGCAGCCAGCCCAGCTGCTCGGCAGCATCCACCTCAATAAGCAGCTGACTTTTTATCCTCTGAGCAGGATGTTCACAGACAAGTGCATGAAGGTGCTGTTACACTTCAGTAGAGAACAGAAGGCTTTGACGTTTGCTGTCTGGTGTTGGAATGCTCTCCAGCTGCAGGAAGTAGAGAAGGACTTGAACCTGCGGAGACAAATAAGAGGTGGTCAGACCCTCACAGGTAAGtcgtctgtatttatatagcagctTTTCTACTCTTGACGACCactaaaagtgctttacagtacagtttttacagcaattcactcattcacatgCGCATTAATACAATtaatacagtgcatctatgtgcggCACTTTCTTCTATTACACAACTAGTTTCACCTgagacatgacctccagagaCCAGCTGTCGTTCATGGAGATGGGCTGTGAGCTGAGTGAGATCTTGCTGTCTTTTTCGGAGGGCCGAAGCAAAGTGGGACCAAAAACTGTGGCCAGGTTGTGCAAAGACATCTTGTTGATGATTTCGTTTTCAGTCACCCTGTAACAGCAGAGTGGAAAATTACCCATAGATACTCACAACACTATGCAAGTCATTCACAGCTGATTATTTCATGGTCAGTAGTAGATATGCCGTCCAATACACAGTGGATACCTCTGgcgaggaggttatgttttcctctgtgtctgattgttggttgtttgttagttagcaggattacgcaaaaactactcgacGATTTTAGTTCAAAGGatgaatttcttttcactttctttaacattgtgagataggacgTTTACCtggatttctctgagaataatacctggatcttgatgaaaacaatgtggCATGTTTAAGGGTcagatgtttatgagtgtgagcaatttggtgcaaattcaaataaaatgtggatctagtgactcatagatatcagtcccctaaacatgcctgtatATTTTTCAAAGATCAATGACAAAGCTGCAAAATGCCCTATAtatctcaatgttaaagaaaatgaacaaaaaatcctggatctccCACAAAATTGAATGACTTCTACTTTGGGACATATCcaacccctccacaaaatttcattgAAATCGTTAATAGTAACACAATCCTGgtcataacaaacaaacaaataaaaacaggagctccttggcggaggtaataatgtattttaactgGAGTTGTTTACCTTTTCAGGTGATCAAGCAGGAAGAGGAATGTGACCAGATTGGTCTCTGGGAGagacagcagcaggttgagcATGCAGCTCTCCTTGGCCACACTGTCAGACAGAGCTGCAAAGCAAAAGAACACATGATTGTTCTGGTGTCCCAATTTgcaactgtatttattttctcttaaatCTTCTAAAAATGATAGGAAAATAAAGAACCGGTAACCGACCGATGCCTCCGGCGAAGTTGGGGTACAGATCATCTGTGAATAGAGGCTCGGGCAGCTCTCGGAAATACAGCTTCAGTGTTCCAGCGATGGCGTTTACGTCCATCTCCCTCATCATGACAGACACGTCTCTGTTGTCTGTGCAGCAGATGAGACAGCCACTGAATACCATATAATACTTGAGACAAGTTGAGTAATAGGCTTTAAGTCAATAGTTCTGGGCTCTGTCTTTAGTGTTGTGTACATGTGGATCACCTCTTCATTCCCAACACTCACTTGAATCAAATGCAGCCTTTAGCGCCTGGATGTCGGTGGCGACGCCGGACACTCGGTAGattcccacctcctccatccctcGTCGCTCAATCTCCtccacacactgtctcacaatGAGGGGAACCTTAGAGCGCTCTCGCCTAATGAggacacagtcacacagcaACAGGATATAAAGGGGACAATTAGAAATACACATGATCCTTATAAGTGCTCTAAACACAAGAAGCCAAGGTGACTATGACCATGAAACCATAAAATACAATAAGCGTAGCCAGTGCGATGTCAACACAGGACATTTTCCACACAGCAAATTGTTTACAGTGTGCAGTGATGTGGTTCTCAACTGAACAATTCACATGAACGCCATCTCAAGACTGAACAAGAAATCGGAAAGTCGGCGAAAATGTCGGTACTGGAGTTGTGGACGACATCACTTATAAACCAATTAAcataatttaaactttaaacaaactttaaataGTAGCTTGAAATGTAAACTGCATGTCAATCTCTCAAGCACACCCAACACCCCTGTTTAGATAATACAGACgttttgaaaataaacatgaacattttaaattaccGGTATTTGTACAGTatgcctgtttttgttttgctgtttgtgatgtttaaatgccccaaacacacaacaaaacacattttgtttacactGTCAATGTTTTTTCCACAGTCCAACTTTaaatcacatgaacacacaagaGTCAGAATGACAACTTCACAGCTCACGACATAAGACCTTCCCAGGTGCACGTGAATGCACAGTTAGTATCTCTTTAGTTAGTAGCATTGTCAATGGGCCCTCTACACAAAAAGGATTTTGTAATTTTGCCAGTATAATGAGCAGAAATATTAATAGTTTCAGGCTCCTATTAATATACATACTGGCTTACTTTCACACTGTTACACTGGGACACTCAAATAGAACAGAGCTATGCTATAACAAGTTAAGATGTCATCTGTGGCTTTTAGACCAAAGTTAGTTTTCAACGAGATAGAGCCGTATTTATACGCTGAGTCACTGAAAGCTTaaaatattatgagaaaaagaCATTGAGACGTATGAAATATCACCACACACATGTTAATAACTCACTTAGTAACTACGTTGATTTTCACTCCAAAGACACCCGATTGTTTCCGTGAAGGCATCCTCTTCAAACTGAACTCTCTGCTGGCGAACTTCATCGAAAGCTTCACCTCGATCTGAAACAAGTAAACACGTCATGTTCAATGACTTTCCAGGCCCAAGTCCCTCAAATTCAAGGTGTTGCAATGACTTTTTGAGCTCTCAGAGTGTTTATACTGAGAACCCACAGGCTGTACAGAAGCTCAGAGACAACAAGGTTTGAGTGTGTCGACACTTCTCAGTTGTTCTGTGTTACACTGAGGGCAGATTGTGAGACTGAGAGCTGAGAGACGGCAGGAGACACATGAAGAAAGCGGCACTCGGCCAAATGTTAAGTGAAAAACATCTATTTTAAAACGTTTAAGTCCTGAATTAATTGTTCAATTCAAATACTTGACAACCCTGGTTCACATTAACTCGCCTTCCAAATCTTAAAGCTAACCTATGTTTCCTTTGCAATTATATATTGTTGAACGTTAAAACATATTGTAAGAATAGCACAAGTACAAAGAAGTCGACAAACTTAATAAAGTCAGTTTCACAGCAACAGCTATGTAAAGTTTCCCAGCATTAGCAAAGGAGAAgtagaaaaacataaatagaGTAATAGAACTGAAGAggaagttatttatttatcattgaggaagaggaagaatgtgttattttctgttactTCACGTTTTCTTTTACTGCACGTCTCTCTGTGGAGTAATCAAAGAACCTTTTTACCCAATAAATCTTTTTATGACTGAGCTTCAGTTTCTGATTAACAATGTGTAATTGGGAAGAAAGTTAAGGGGAAAATCAATGAGGATATTTGTAGTGGTTGAGTCTCCATTTTTGTCACAGATGTTAAAAAGTATTAGACGTTATATTTAAAGTCTTAAGGCTACTTAACAATCACATCCAGATGTGTGGAACCTTTACTTGATCGGCAGAACAGAAAGAAGGGAGATGTCACTGTTCCTCTTCCAGACAGACCAGGACAGACCAGGTCTACATCAGAAACCACTACATGTGGGCTGGTCAAACCTGGACTAAAGAAGTTGTGAGATTACTTTTGACTGTTCTGATCCTGGTCTTAATGAAGAAATTGAATATTCTCCTTTCTTAcaacttgatttgtttttctaatttgaTTTGTGAGGATAAGTGCTTATGTGTTCTTAATGTGGTgcatatctatatatattttgtgttggatca includes:
- the si:dkey-91m11.5 gene encoding PH_BCR_vertebrate and RhoGAP_Bcr domain-containing protein isoform X2 — its product is MPERMSESNPNEEESVDQASNSLEGEEGDTASRKPPTTGARLWDRVRSSLLRPKLDPQTLQNKDWQRTVIAMNGIEVKLSMKFASREFSLKRMPSRKQSGVFGVKINVVTKRERSKVPLIVRQCVEEIERRGMEEVGIYRVSGVATDIQALKAAFDSNNRDVSVMMREMDVNAIAGTLKLYFRELPEPLFTDDLYPNFAGGIALSDSVAKESCMLNLLLSLPETNLVTFLFLLDHLKRVTENEIINKMSLHNLATVFGPTLLRPSEKDSKISLSSQPISMNDSWSLEVMSQVQVLLYFLQLESIPTPDSKRQSLLFSTEV